The following are from one region of the Rosistilla carotiformis genome:
- the tkt gene encoding transketolase: MSAVTTNIRQTAIDTIRTLSMDAVQTANSGHPGTPMALAPVAYQLWNEAMRYDPQHPQWPNRDRFVLSCGHASMLLYSVLHLTGVQEVDQAGEPVGQEAISLDNIRNFRQLESPCAGHPEYGEASGIETTTGPLGQGIATSVGMAIASRWLAARYNTAEHTLFDNDVYALCGDGDMMEGVACEAASMAGHFKLSNLCWIYDDNKITIEGHTDLTFSENQVDRFKGYGWHVIEVADANDLEALAAAVEQFKANTDAPTLIVVRSVIGFGSPNKANSHNAHGAPLGWDEIELTKKAYGWPTTEKFFVPEGVKEHFQEGIGARGAAAYKQWQDVWAAYQTANPEKAAELTTFFAGDLPEGWDSEIPTFDADEKGMASRVSGGQVLNAIAKNIPWMVGGSADLAPSTNTLLKFEGAGDNGPDTPCGRNMHYGIREHAMSAVCNGMSLTGLRSYGATFFVFTDYMRGGMRLSSIMHQPVLYVLTHDSIGLGEDGPTHQPVEHLAACRAMPGLYVFRPGDANEVAESYRASMALSDHPSAMVLSRQNLPTLCREKFAPASGTAKGGYVLADSDGEPELILMASGSELSLAVEAYEQLKAAGVKVRVVSMPCFELFEDQDAAYRESVFPASCTARVAVEAGIRQCWDRYLGSEGEFVGMDSFGASAPAPQLYEKFGITTKNIVAEAKALLA; encoded by the coding sequence ATGTCAGCAGTAACCACAAATATCCGTCAAACCGCAATCGATACGATCCGCACCCTGAGTATGGATGCCGTTCAGACGGCTAACAGCGGTCACCCTGGCACGCCGATGGCGCTGGCGCCGGTCGCTTATCAATTGTGGAACGAAGCGATGCGTTACGATCCACAACACCCTCAGTGGCCCAACCGCGATCGCTTTGTGCTGTCGTGCGGCCATGCATCGATGTTGCTTTATAGCGTCTTGCATCTGACGGGCGTTCAAGAGGTCGATCAAGCGGGCGAGCCTGTCGGTCAAGAAGCGATCTCGTTGGACAACATCCGCAACTTCCGCCAGTTGGAAAGCCCATGTGCTGGGCACCCTGAATATGGCGAAGCGAGCGGCATCGAAACCACGACGGGGCCTTTGGGCCAAGGGATCGCGACCAGCGTCGGAATGGCGATTGCATCGCGTTGGTTGGCGGCGCGTTACAACACCGCCGAACACACGCTGTTCGATAACGATGTCTACGCGTTGTGCGGCGATGGCGACATGATGGAAGGCGTGGCGTGCGAAGCGGCTTCGATGGCCGGTCACTTCAAGCTGTCGAACCTGTGCTGGATCTACGACGATAACAAGATCACGATCGAAGGGCACACCGACCTTACGTTCAGCGAGAACCAAGTCGATCGCTTCAAGGGCTACGGTTGGCACGTGATCGAAGTCGCCGACGCCAACGACCTGGAAGCTCTGGCCGCAGCGGTTGAACAATTCAAAGCGAACACCGACGCGCCAACTCTGATCGTCGTCCGCAGCGTGATCGGCTTCGGTTCGCCAAACAAAGCCAACTCGCACAACGCTCACGGCGCACCGCTCGGTTGGGACGAGATCGAACTGACCAAGAAGGCTTACGGTTGGCCAACGACCGAGAAGTTCTTCGTTCCCGAGGGCGTCAAAGAACACTTCCAAGAAGGGATCGGCGCCCGCGGCGCTGCGGCTTACAAGCAATGGCAAGACGTTTGGGCTGCTTACCAAACCGCCAATCCCGAGAAGGCTGCGGAACTGACAACCTTCTTCGCTGGCGATCTGCCCGAGGGCTGGGATTCGGAAATCCCAACGTTCGACGCGGACGAAAAGGGAATGGCGTCGCGCGTCAGCGGTGGCCAAGTGCTCAACGCGATCGCTAAGAACATTCCTTGGATGGTCGGTGGTTCGGCCGACCTCGCGCCAAGCACCAACACCCTGCTGAAGTTCGAAGGTGCCGGGGACAATGGTCCCGATACGCCTTGCGGACGCAACATGCACTACGGCATTCGCGAACACGCGATGAGCGCCGTCTGCAACGGAATGTCGTTGACGGGGCTGCGTTCTTACGGTGCGACCTTCTTCGTCTTCACCGACTACATGCGTGGCGGAATGCGTTTGAGCAGCATCATGCATCAGCCCGTTCTGTACGTTCTGACGCACGATTCGATCGGATTGGGCGAAGACGGACCAACGCACCAACCTGTGGAGCACTTGGCTGCGTGCCGTGCGATGCCAGGTCTGTACGTCTTCCGTCCCGGCGATGCCAACGAAGTGGCTGAATCGTATCGCGCCAGCATGGCACTTTCGGATCATCCATCCGCGATGGTTCTTTCGCGTCAAAACCTGCCAACGCTGTGCCGCGAGAAGTTCGCACCGGCCTCGGGAACCGCCAAGGGTGGTTACGTGTTGGCCGACTCCGATGGTGAACCCGAATTGATCCTGATGGCCAGCGGCAGTGAGTTGTCGCTTGCGGTCGAAGCTTACGAGCAATTGAAGGCCGCCGGCGTGAAGGTTCGCGTCGTCAGCATGCCTTGCTTCGAACTGTTCGAAGACCAAGACGCCGCGTATCGCGAGAGCGTGTTCCCCGCGTCGTGCACCGCACGCGTCGCCGTTGAAGCTGGCATCCGCCAGTGCTGGGATCGTTACTTGGGCAGCGAAGGCGAGTTCGTCGGCATGGACAGCTTCGGCGCTTCGGCACCGGCTCCCCAGCTGTACGAAAAGTTTGGCATCACGACCAAAAACATCGTTGCCGAAGCGAAAGCGTTGTTGGCGTAA
- a CDS encoding ABC transporter permease translates to MLTYVLKTLWRHRARTLLTVTGAAVAMFVFCCVGSVQEGLERLTTGTDANRSLIVFQENRFCPTSSRLPEDYAQKIMKVDGVREVMPIQVWTNNCRASLDIVVFNGADPKQIQASRPLKLVAGSWSDFESRRDAAIVGRNVAQRRGIGVGDQFSIGEISVQVAGVFSSTVPSEENLIYTSLQFLQYTRGLDNAGLVTQHEVMLDETAQPDRVAAEIDQVLRAGSVATTTRRKGAFQASTLSDLVDLIGFAHWLGYACVGLVLSLVATTTVMSVQDRIKEYAVLQTIGVRPLRAMRLVLTESTILCLIGGASGTLLAVTALAVGGYSIGAEGATIAFRPSFGLLWSGLIVSLAVGVLAGMAPAIQAATVPIVRALRQE, encoded by the coding sequence ATGTTGACCTACGTCCTGAAAACCTTGTGGCGTCATCGCGCTCGGACCTTGTTGACCGTCACCGGTGCGGCGGTGGCGATGTTCGTTTTTTGCTGCGTCGGGTCGGTGCAGGAGGGACTGGAGCGATTGACGACCGGGACCGATGCGAACCGCAGCTTGATCGTCTTTCAGGAGAATCGGTTCTGTCCGACCAGCAGTCGGCTGCCCGAGGATTATGCGCAGAAGATCATGAAGGTCGACGGAGTGCGCGAAGTGATGCCGATCCAGGTTTGGACCAACAACTGCCGCGCGAGCCTCGATATCGTCGTCTTCAACGGCGCCGATCCCAAACAGATTCAAGCGAGCCGACCACTAAAACTTGTCGCCGGTTCTTGGAGCGACTTCGAATCGCGGCGCGATGCGGCGATCGTCGGACGCAACGTCGCACAGCGTCGCGGGATCGGCGTCGGCGATCAATTCTCGATCGGCGAGATCTCGGTGCAGGTCGCGGGTGTCTTCAGCTCAACCGTCCCGTCGGAAGAAAACCTGATCTACACCAGCCTTCAATTCCTGCAATACACTCGCGGTCTGGACAACGCGGGGCTTGTCACTCAGCACGAAGTCATGCTCGACGAGACCGCCCAGCCGGACCGCGTCGCGGCGGAGATCGACCAGGTATTGCGAGCCGGTTCGGTGGCGACGACGACGCGGCGGAAGGGAGCGTTTCAAGCGAGCACGCTGTCGGACCTAGTCGATCTGATCGGATTCGCCCACTGGCTGGGATACGCCTGCGTCGGCTTGGTCCTCTCGCTGGTAGCGACCACAACGGTGATGAGCGTTCAAGATCGGATCAAAGAATACGCCGTCTTGCAAACGATCGGCGTGAGACCGCTGCGGGCGATGCGATTGGTTTTGACCGAGAGCACCATTTTGTGCCTGATCGGCGGCGCCAGTGGAACGTTGTTGGCGGTGACCGCGCTGGCGGTCGGTGGTTATTCGATCGGTGCCGAAGGAGCGACGATTGCGTTCCGTCCGTCGTTTGGCTTGTTGTGGTCTGGACTGATCGTGTCGTTAGCTGTCGGAGTGCTCGCGGGGATGGCGCCGGCAATTCAAGCCGCAACGGTTCCGATCGTGCGAGCGCTGCGGCAGGAGTAG
- the hmpA gene encoding NO-inducible flavohemoprotein: protein MLSEKTIEIVKQITPAVAANAETITCKFYQRMFAENPEVKAFFNQAHQHSGGQQKALAGAICAYFSNIDNLEALGPAVELVAQKHCSLGIQPEHYPIVGKHLLAAIKEVMGEGATEEVLGAAGEAYGVLAEICIGRENEIYQQQKSQPGGWNGYRELVVDRKVPESDEVTSFYLIADDGQPLPDHLPGQYITVQIEHPVTPTSPRNYSLSDQPGTGYYRISVKREAGADDDTPGGLISNYLHDAISPGDRISVGPPCGEFTICPMRAADRPVVFLAGGIGITPLLSMAKTLVAAKTEAPIYFLQAARNGNVHALGSEVQELATRGANVQTRVLYDSPSESDLAERKCHAAGRISKELIQDWTPFATADFYFCGPKPFMASVHSILKDLGVDDSRMHFEFFGPKAELTA, encoded by the coding sequence ATGCTGAGCGAAAAGACGATTGAAATTGTGAAGCAGATCACTCCCGCGGTAGCTGCCAATGCGGAGACGATTACCTGCAAGTTCTACCAACGGATGTTTGCAGAGAACCCCGAGGTCAAAGCATTTTTCAATCAGGCCCACCAGCACAGCGGAGGTCAACAGAAGGCGTTGGCCGGCGCGATCTGTGCCTACTTTTCGAACATCGACAATCTCGAAGCCCTCGGCCCGGCTGTCGAACTGGTTGCACAAAAGCACTGCTCCCTCGGGATTCAACCCGAACACTACCCGATCGTTGGCAAGCATCTGTTGGCCGCGATCAAGGAAGTGATGGGGGAGGGTGCGACCGAAGAGGTGCTTGGTGCGGCGGGCGAAGCCTACGGCGTGTTGGCCGAGATTTGTATCGGCCGCGAAAATGAGATCTACCAACAACAGAAATCGCAGCCCGGTGGATGGAACGGTTATCGCGAACTGGTCGTCGACCGCAAGGTTCCCGAGAGCGACGAAGTGACTTCGTTCTACTTGATCGCCGACGACGGCCAACCACTCCCCGACCATCTGCCCGGTCAATACATCACCGTTCAGATCGAACATCCCGTCACGCCGACCTCGCCGCGAAACTACAGTCTGTCGGATCAGCCCGGCACGGGGTATTATCGGATCAGCGTTAAACGCGAAGCGGGCGCCGACGACGACACGCCCGGCGGTCTGATTTCGAACTACCTACACGACGCGATCAGCCCGGGCGACCGAATCTCCGTCGGGCCTCCGTGTGGCGAATTCACCATTTGTCCGATGCGAGCGGCCGACCGCCCGGTGGTCTTCCTGGCCGGCGGGATCGGAATCACGCCTCTGTTGTCGATGGCGAAAACACTGGTCGCCGCTAAAACCGAAGCCCCGATCTACTTCCTGCAAGCCGCTCGCAACGGCAACGTGCACGCTTTGGGCAGCGAAGTCCAAGAACTGGCAACGCGCGGTGCCAACGTCCAGACACGTGTGCTCTACGACAGCCCCTCCGAAAGCGACCTGGCCGAAAGGAAGTGCCATGCGGCTGGCAGGATCAGCAAAGAACTGATCCAAGACTGGACGCCCTTCGCCACTGCCGATTTCTACTTCTGCGGACCGAAGCCCTTCATGGCCAGCGTGCACTCGATCCTGAAAGACTTGGGAGTCGACGATTCGCGGATGCACTTCGAATTCTTCGGCCCCAAAGCAGAGCTGACCGCGTAG
- a CDS encoding acyltransferase family protein encodes MQPSQELKQSFRTASLWATALVVLIHYRSAAATGGNLNGWLQEILINGIARIAVPVFAFAAGFFYFLTFTGSYNNYLAKLRQRASSLLVPYLLISLIALASWSTIQMLTGKPTQLEPSQFFARIVLHPLAEQLWFLRDLMLLVVAAPLIQFAVRRAPRITLGLLAVLWTMEWQPAPIIAGWYALNVETLLGFTLGCWAVNRIDLLERLIRAPKGVCVALFATWSLLLGIRVAIDPSFDNWYVRDFSTLSLLLQKAAIATGCLGLLSIAQRIRNERISRLAEFSFFVYLVHEFPMREVLRRIANKIVGEEFSFWIAAPTAILCSLLLAQLASRYTPTLVAVLTGGRTMKPVSLAAAKPRWRY; translated from the coding sequence ATGCAACCGTCGCAGGAATTAAAACAGTCGTTCCGTACCGCCAGCCTGTGGGCAACCGCATTGGTCGTACTGATTCACTATCGCTCGGCGGCAGCCACGGGTGGGAATCTAAATGGCTGGCTTCAAGAAATTTTAATCAACGGAATCGCCCGAATCGCGGTCCCCGTCTTCGCCTTTGCCGCTGGGTTCTTCTACTTTCTAACCTTCACCGGCAGCTACAACAACTACCTCGCCAAGCTGCGGCAGCGAGCCTCCAGCTTGCTGGTTCCCTACCTGTTGATCTCGTTGATCGCGCTGGCCAGTTGGTCGACGATCCAGATGCTGACCGGCAAACCGACACAACTGGAACCCAGCCAGTTCTTCGCCCGGATCGTCCTGCATCCATTGGCTGAACAATTGTGGTTCCTCCGCGATCTGATGCTGTTGGTCGTCGCGGCGCCGCTGATCCAGTTCGCCGTCCGCCGCGCACCACGCATCACGCTGGGGCTTCTGGCAGTGCTGTGGACGATGGAATGGCAACCCGCGCCGATCATCGCCGGATGGTACGCTCTGAACGTCGAAACGCTGCTCGGCTTCACACTTGGATGCTGGGCTGTCAACCGGATCGATTTATTGGAACGCTTGATCCGCGCTCCGAAAGGCGTTTGCGTCGCGCTGTTTGCGACCTGGAGCCTATTGTTGGGGATTCGCGTCGCCATCGATCCAAGCTTCGATAACTGGTACGTCCGCGATTTCTCCACGCTTTCGCTGCTGCTACAGAAAGCCGCCATCGCAACGGGATGCCTTGGGCTGTTGAGCATCGCTCAGCGGATCCGGAATGAGCGAATCAGCCGGCTGGCCGAGTTCAGCTTTTTCGTCTACTTGGTGCACGAATTCCCGATGCGAGAAGTGCTCCGCCGGATCGCCAACAAGATCGTCGGCGAAGAGTTCAGCTTTTGGATCGCCGCGCCAACGGCGATCCTTTGCAGCTTGCTGCTGGCTCAACTGGCCAGCCGGTACACACCAACCCTTGTCGCCGTTTTAACAGGCGGACGAACAATGAAGCCGGTCTCTCTGGCGGCTGCGAAGCCACGTTGGCGCTACTGA
- a CDS encoding MATE family efflux transporter, with protein MDAASPITEPRRWQVVPLVMVALNVVGIFLGYGATIVLARELSHLAFDQYIGAIATLGLFAALAEGGFGKYGLRVIPIYNEAQDGGRIAGYLRFAFLGTLLLSLLLAIAMIVLAAPLHSGNRRDVVTLAFVYLPSMAGAGVVIDLLLAFRMPIIAMVISRIVIPATTLVLILTLTQTMHFTASHAVLCFASGSVLALLLGMLMCYRQASPLVAGAEVETNVRGWISESVTFMFFTFMVSWLFRSTLVITHHMPHGDIGVGLLAPAFETGGLILLLSKSTDKFFQPAVSLYLEANNWRQMSILRRDRALMVGAGIILFLLVVLFFGKSILGIYGPDFVASYPALCWVAVGSSMTTLFSLAPTFLLYAGRRRLLTWLLGLHAALLLVMTVILYAEFGGTGAAAAYAVCVTSYSLSNLYFANREFQKLKSNLRETDPIAID; from the coding sequence TTGGATGCGGCGTCCCCCATCACCGAACCACGACGCTGGCAGGTCGTCCCGTTGGTGATGGTTGCGCTGAACGTGGTCGGGATCTTTCTGGGTTATGGCGCGACGATCGTCTTGGCTCGCGAACTGTCGCACCTCGCATTCGACCAGTACATCGGTGCGATCGCAACGCTGGGGCTGTTCGCAGCGCTCGCCGAGGGTGGGTTTGGCAAATACGGCCTCCGCGTGATCCCGATCTACAACGAAGCGCAAGATGGTGGGCGGATCGCGGGCTATTTGCGATTTGCGTTCCTGGGAACGTTGTTGCTGAGCCTTCTGTTGGCGATCGCAATGATCGTCCTGGCGGCTCCCTTGCACTCGGGCAACCGGCGTGATGTGGTGACGCTGGCGTTTGTCTATCTGCCTTCGATGGCCGGCGCGGGCGTGGTCATCGACCTGCTGCTGGCGTTCCGAATGCCGATCATCGCGATGGTGATCTCGCGGATCGTGATCCCGGCAACGACGTTGGTCTTGATTCTGACACTCACCCAGACGATGCACTTTACCGCCAGTCATGCCGTCTTGTGTTTTGCCAGCGGGAGCGTGCTGGCGCTGCTGTTGGGGATGTTGATGTGCTACCGCCAAGCGAGTCCGCTGGTCGCCGGTGCCGAGGTGGAAACGAACGTCCGCGGTTGGATCAGCGAAAGCGTGACGTTCATGTTTTTTACCTTCATGGTCTCGTGGCTGTTCCGTTCGACGTTGGTGATCACCCACCACATGCCGCACGGGGATATTGGGGTCGGGCTGTTGGCTCCCGCATTTGAAACCGGCGGACTGATCTTGCTGCTGAGCAAATCGACCGACAAGTTCTTTCAGCCAGCGGTCTCGCTGTATCTGGAGGCGAACAATTGGCGGCAGATGTCGATTCTTCGGCGCGACCGCGCGCTGATGGTTGGAGCCGGGATCATCCTGTTTTTACTGGTCGTCCTGTTTTTCGGGAAATCCATTTTGGGAATCTACGGGCCCGACTTTGTCGCTTCGTACCCAGCCCTCTGTTGGGTCGCGGTCGGTTCGAGCATGACGACACTATTTTCGCTGGCCCCCACGTTTTTGCTGTACGCCGGCCGGCGACGTCTGCTCACGTGGCTGCTGGGGCTGCATGCGGCGCTGCTGCTGGTCATGACCGTGATCCTCTATGCAGAGTTTGGCGGAACCGGCGCCGCGGCGGCTTATGCGGTCTGCGTCACTTCGTATTCGTTGTCGAACCTCTATTTCGCCAATCGCGAGTTCCAGAAGCTGAAATCCAACCTGCGGGAAACCGATCCGATCGCGATCGATTGA
- a CDS encoding HlyD family efflux transporter periplasmic adaptor subunit encodes MPDKPLDLSKLALQRGPSPGDSTSARRQPRRWLLRYALPIGILLGFLGLLFASAGRQWMPQQAVTVVPVIVQRGEIQQAGTALFQAAGWIEPRPSAISVAALAPGVIESLLVVEGQQVAKDEPIARLIAIDAELAVEQAEATLAIRNGELRRAEAERDAAMIRVEQPVHLQVALAEARSVLAKAKTQRDALPFLIEAAEAERKFTADSVAGKTAARNAIAGIVLQRAQSEHAQADATLRELRDRQPNLEREIDAVQSKVDALETQLKLLVEERRQLEEAHAKVESAAALRDEAASLLRAAKLNLKRTVVTAPIAGRVLRVIASPGTRVMGLEHNSRQSSSTVIEMYDPTRLQVRADVRLDDVPMVVPGQSVEIETASATGTLHGRVLQSTSVANIQKNTLEVKVELIDPPSNVSPEMLVTATFLAPELPKSLSEPTETVRIMIPQSLVQTGETGPFAWIVDSSGLAQRRPIKSGKSSEDGLVEVLEGLQVTDKVIASGSEGLQAGDGVQVTGEEQSLGR; translated from the coding sequence ATGCCGGACAAACCACTCGATCTCAGCAAATTGGCACTCCAACGCGGGCCGTCGCCCGGTGATTCGACCAGTGCGCGTCGACAGCCGCGACGCTGGTTGCTGCGTTACGCTTTGCCAATCGGTATCCTTTTGGGCTTCCTCGGTTTGTTGTTCGCTTCGGCGGGCCGACAGTGGATGCCTCAACAGGCGGTGACAGTGGTGCCGGTGATCGTCCAACGCGGTGAGATCCAGCAGGCGGGGACGGCATTGTTCCAAGCCGCTGGATGGATCGAACCGCGGCCCAGCGCGATCAGCGTGGCGGCGCTGGCCCCCGGTGTGATCGAATCGCTGCTGGTCGTCGAAGGCCAGCAGGTTGCCAAAGACGAACCGATCGCGCGACTGATCGCGATCGATGCCGAATTGGCTGTCGAACAAGCGGAGGCGACGTTGGCGATTCGCAATGGTGAGTTGCGACGTGCCGAAGCGGAACGCGATGCGGCGATGATCCGCGTCGAACAACCGGTCCATCTGCAAGTTGCGTTGGCCGAAGCGAGGAGCGTGTTGGCCAAGGCGAAGACGCAGCGCGATGCGTTGCCGTTTTTGATCGAAGCGGCTGAGGCGGAGCGGAAGTTCACGGCCGACAGCGTTGCGGGGAAGACGGCGGCAAGGAATGCGATCGCAGGGATCGTATTGCAACGGGCTCAAAGCGAACACGCGCAAGCCGATGCGACGCTTCGCGAGCTGCGCGATCGTCAACCGAACTTGGAACGCGAGATCGATGCGGTGCAAAGTAAAGTCGACGCGTTGGAGACTCAGCTGAAGCTGTTGGTCGAAGAGCGCAGACAATTAGAAGAGGCTCATGCCAAAGTCGAATCGGCTGCGGCACTGCGAGACGAAGCAGCCTCGCTGTTGCGAGCGGCCAAGTTAAATCTCAAGCGGACCGTGGTCACCGCACCGATCGCCGGTCGCGTGCTGCGAGTCATCGCGTCGCCGGGAACCCGCGTGATGGGCTTGGAGCACAACTCGCGGCAGAGTTCTAGCACGGTGATCGAAATGTACGATCCGACGCGGCTGCAAGTTCGCGCCGATGTGCGACTCGACGACGTGCCGATGGTCGTCCCGGGGCAAAGCGTCGAGATCGAGACCGCTTCGGCGACCGGCACCCTGCACGGCCGCGTGTTGCAGTCGACCAGCGTCGCCAACATTCAAAAGAACACGTTGGAAGTGAAGGTCGAATTGATCGACCCGCCGTCGAACGTGAGCCCTGAAATGTTGGTCACCGCGACATTTCTGGCTCCCGAGTTGCCGAAATCCTTATCCGAACCAACCGAAACGGTGCGGATCATGATACCGCAAAGTTTGGTTCAAACCGGGGAGACCGGCCCGTTTGCCTGGATAGTCGATTCCAGCGGTCTGGCACAGCGGAGACCGATCAAGTCGGGGAAGAGTAGCGAAGATGGACTGGTCGAGGTGCTGGAAGGTTTGCAGGTGACCGACAAAGTGATCGCGTCGGGGAGCGAAGGTTTGCAGGCGGGGGACGGCGTGCAAGTGACCGGCGAAGAGCAATCTCTGGGACGATGA
- a CDS encoding ABC transporter permease, with amino-acid sequence MLLPWEYGVRNLARRPVRTGLTLLALATVVMLVFVVVGFIRGLEQSLSVSGDDDVVLVYSVNSEENIENSSIAARSPALLSASLGGTWKRFGVDHVSPELYLGTRVSTSDQENGLGLVRGVTYRAPLVRRGVKIIDGAWPEHNEVIVGRLASAKLGSHSDALAIGQTIQFEGETWTVSGHFAADGAAYESEIWCDLSAFQTVTKRQDLSLVAMLLAPGASAAEIELFCKERTDLELRAIRESDYYASLQQHYRPVRLLAWFVVALVSGAGVFAGLNMMYGAVAGRIRELATLQALGFRRRAILLSLVQEGVLLAAAASLLSGVIALTMLNGLAVRFTMGAFTLRIDSVAILVGCGVGLLLGVLGALPPALKALRESVAISLKAV; translated from the coding sequence ATGTTGCTTCCCTGGGAATATGGCGTCCGCAATTTGGCGCGTCGCCCTGTCCGCACCGGCCTCACGCTGCTCGCATTGGCGACCGTGGTGATGTTGGTATTTGTCGTGGTCGGGTTCATTCGTGGACTGGAGCAATCGCTCTCGGTCAGCGGGGATGACGACGTCGTTTTGGTCTATTCGGTCAACTCCGAAGAGAACATAGAAAACTCGTCGATCGCCGCTCGATCGCCTGCGTTGCTTTCGGCTAGCTTGGGAGGAACCTGGAAGCGATTTGGAGTCGATCACGTGTCGCCGGAACTGTATCTGGGAACACGTGTCTCGACATCCGACCAAGAAAATGGACTGGGATTGGTGCGAGGCGTGACGTACCGAGCGCCGTTGGTGCGGCGTGGCGTGAAGATCATCGACGGCGCGTGGCCGGAACATAACGAAGTGATCGTCGGGCGTTTGGCGTCAGCCAAGTTGGGCAGCCACAGCGATGCGCTTGCGATCGGACAAACGATTCAGTTCGAAGGGGAGACGTGGACCGTTAGCGGTCACTTCGCCGCCGACGGTGCGGCGTATGAATCGGAGATCTGGTGTGATTTGTCCGCGTTTCAAACGGTCACCAAACGCCAAGACCTTAGCCTCGTTGCGATGCTGTTGGCTCCTGGAGCAAGCGCCGCGGAGATCGAATTGTTTTGCAAAGAACGAACGGATCTGGAACTCAGGGCGATCCGCGAGAGCGATTATTACGCTTCGCTTCAACAGCACTACCGACCGGTTCGGTTGTTGGCTTGGTTTGTCGTCGCGTTGGTTTCGGGAGCGGGTGTTTTTGCAGGATTGAACATGATGTATGGAGCCGTCGCCGGACGGATTCGAGAGCTGGCAACGCTGCAAGCGCTCGGATTTCGGAGGCGTGCGATTTTGTTGAGCCTAGTGCAGGAAGGCGTCTTGTTGGCCGCTGCCGCTTCGTTGCTCTCGGGAGTGATCGCCCTGACGATGCTCAACGGACTGGCGGTTCGGTTCACGATGGGAGCCTTCACGTTACGAATTGACAGCGTCGCAATCTTGGTTGGTTGCGGCGTCGGATTGTTATTAGGAGTTTTGGGCGCGCTGCCACCCGCGCTGAAGGCTCTTCGCGAATCGGTGGCGATCAGTTTAAAAGCTGTTTAA
- a CDS encoding ABC transporter ATP-binding protein — translation MTLVELKNVSKSFSKGDETITPLDDVSLQIDEGEFVSLMGPSGTGKSTLLNLVSGIDRPDSGTIIVDGTEVTRLSRGQLADWRAANLGYIFQTHNLIPVLTAYENVELPTMLLKLTRAQRRQRVELALEAVGLADRSDHYPRQLSGGQEQRVGIARAIVAHPKVVVADEPTGSLDTQTSEQIQSLLQRLNRELNITMLMVTHDSDVAAIASRQLVLDRGKFIESQTATV, via the coding sequence ATGACACTGGTAGAACTGAAAAACGTCAGCAAGTCCTTCAGCAAGGGGGACGAAACGATCACGCCGTTGGACGACGTGAGCCTGCAGATCGACGAGGGAGAATTTGTCTCGTTGATGGGCCCCAGCGGAACCGGCAAGAGCACACTGTTGAATCTTGTCAGTGGGATCGATCGCCCCGACAGCGGTACGATCATCGTCGATGGGACCGAGGTGACGCGGTTGTCGCGGGGGCAGTTGGCCGATTGGCGAGCGGCAAACCTGGGCTACATCTTTCAAACGCACAACCTGATCCCGGTCCTCACGGCGTATGAAAATGTCGAGCTGCCGACGATGTTGTTGAAACTGACGCGAGCCCAACGGCGGCAGCGCGTCGAATTGGCTCTCGAAGCGGTCGGGCTTGCCGATCGATCCGACCACTACCCGCGGCAGTTGTCCGGTGGCCAAGAGCAACGCGTCGGGATCGCCCGGGCGATCGTGGCGCATCCCAAAGTTGTGGTCGCCGACGAACCGACGGGCAGCCTGGACACACAGACCAGCGAACAGATCCAGTCCCTGTTGCAGCGACTGAACCGCGAACTGAACATCACGATGTTGATGGTCACTCACGACAGCGATGTCGCCGCGATCGCATCGCGGCAACTCGTTTTGGACCGCGGGAAATTTATTGAGTCGCAAACGGCGACCGTTTAA